The Armatimonadota bacterium region GCCCGATTTCGCATTCTAGCCCAATATTGGGGTACAATCTACATGGGAAGAAGGAAGACCTGGCGACATGACAGTGAATGACGTGAACGACCTCATCCGTATACTGAAAGAGCATCCAGAGTGGCGCGATGAATTGAGACGGGTGCTGCTCACGGAGGAGCTGCTTCAGCTGCCTGACCTCGTGAGAGAATTGGTCGAGGTGCAGCGCCAACAGTCACGGGAATTAGCGCAGATTCGTGCTACCCTCTCTGAGGTGTTGCAGATACAGCGCCAGCACTCAGAAATGCTCGCTCAGCATTCACTGGCTATCACACAGCTTGCGGAGGCGCAGCGTCGCACGGACGAGCGTTTGGAGCAGTTGGCAGCTGAAGTGCGGGCATTAGCCGAGGCACAGCGTCGCACCGAGGATCGTTTGGAGCAGTTAGCCGAGGCGCAGCGTCGCACGGACGAGCGTTTGGAGCAGTTAGCCGAGGCGCAGCGTCGCACCGAGGATCGTTTGGAGCAGTTAGCCGAGGCACAGCGTCGCACGGACGAGCGTTTGGAGCAGTTGGCAGCTGAAGTGCGGGCATTGGCCGAGGCACAGCGTCGCACCGAGGATCGTTTGGAGCAGTTAGCCGAGGCACAGCGTCGCACGGACGAGCGTTTGGAGCAGTTGGCAGCTGAAGTGCGGGCATTGGCCGAGGCACAGCGTCGCACCGAGGATCGTTTGGAGCAGTTAGCCGAGGCGCAGCGTCGCACGGAACAGCAACTTTCGGAGCTCATCGAGGCGCAGAAGCGCACAGACCAGGAGCTGCGCAGACTGGCAGACTGGCAGCGCGGAGAAGCAGGACGACGTGAAGGAGAAAGATATGAGAGAGATACGGTCAGGCGGGCGCCAAACCTGTTCTTCGGGGGAGAAGGTGGCTCGCCTGAGTACCCACATGTGAGCAGCGTGGTTGCTCAGTGGCTATCCCCTTACTTCCGGCAACAACGTGCACCCGATCCGGCTGAGGACCCATTACTGTCTGATATCATCTGGTGGAAGGGCGATCGTGTACTGGTGGTAGAAGTTTCTCAAAAAGTGAACGGGCACGATGTGCGCCGTGCTCGACAGCGAGCAAACACACTGAGAGAGGTTGGGGTAGATGCAATCCCTGTAGTAATTGGTGAGGAATGGGCTACCCCCGAATCGCAGGCGATTGCTCAGCAAGAGGGCGTGGAATGGATGGTTAGCGGAGGTCTATCTCAGGGGGTGTTACAGTTCCGTCGGTCGTAGCACAAGGGCATTATAACAGCCATCACCTGCATCCACTGCGGCTCAAAACGCGTCCTGTGTCTGGGGCACGGTAGATGTCAGGAACCTTCCGCCCGCAAATGGTGTCAGAAGTAAAGGGCGAGTAGCTTGCGGTGCGGAAGGTATTGTGCTATACTGAAACCGTTCCCATGAAACTTTCAGATAGCAGGGTGGTGCGTTGTCCGTCATTGAAACGGTATTCAAGCCGTTACTGGTGACTTTAAGGGAACTGGATGTGGCATCCACGCTGGTGCTGCTGGTGGACATCCTCGCTGTAGCGTACTTGCTTTATCGCCTCATCCTCTTGGCGAAGGGCACCCGCGCGTGGCAAATCATGTCGGGGCTGTTTCTCTTCTTCCTGTTGATGTACATCAGTGGCAAGCTGGGCTTAACGACGCTCAACTGGTTGATGCGCCAAGTACTTCCCTTGGGTCCCGTAGCACTGGTTATCCTCTTCTACCCCGAGTTGCGCCACGCGCTGGAGGAGATGGGACGGCTCGGATTCTGGGGGCAGAGTATTAATCCCACAGGGCGCGAGAATCTGGCATCTGTAGTGAATGAAGTGGTACGCGCTGCTACCGAGATGGCCAGGCAAAAGATAGGTGCGCTTATCGTCTTTGAACCTTATCCTTCACTGGATTACTATGTCTCGCCGGGTGTTCCTATCGATGCAAAGGTGAGTGCACGCCTGCTGACCTCTTTGTTCTATCCGGGCAATCCGTTGCATGACGGTGCGGTGGTAATCTGGGGGGACCGTATTATCGCAGCGGGGTGCACGCTCCCCCTGACCGAGAACCCCATGGTAGACCAAAACGTGCACATGCGTCACAAGGCAGCGATAGGTGCTTCGGAACGAGGGGCAGTGGCTCTGGTGG contains the following coding sequences:
- a CDS encoding membrane protein — its product is MSVIETVFKPLLVTLRELDVASTLVLLVDILAVAYLLYRLILLAKGTRAWQIMSGLFLFFLLMYISGKLGLTTLNWLMRQVLPLGPVALVILFYPELRHALEEMGRLGFWGQSINPTGRENLASVVNEVVRAATEMARQKIGALIVFEPYPSLDYYVSPGVPIDAKVSARLLTSLFYPGNPLHDGAVVIWGDRIIAAGCTLPLTENPMVDQNVHMRHKAAIGASERGAVALVVSEETGIISVAFSGRLQRGFREDTLRERLMNLLTAQPPKQALESLRQTMRWRPAWGFGRRQQSQQRSAQAERR